In a genomic window of Eriocheir sinensis breed Jianghai 21 chromosome 38, ASM2467909v1, whole genome shotgun sequence:
- the LOC127008778 gene encoding histone-lysine N-methyltransferase SETD1B-like isoform X3, producing the protein MTRAENSRQCRREEGLRRGRLGQPAGVCFVGLMCWLCLPLTLSTQFPAEDANLAKASLYSHDPASSTSDVKGSAVNLMSSSSAVTQTSPFPVKDANEFKASLNDRVPVSSGASGGSEAHSNHLSLSHSPEVTPSVADLWTQTTTSTSNGKRRIGISDERDPASKSPYTPKEEGQKQQKHHQGNLRPASPSLPAHRHALLTSPEREVRRRRETSQDMKEEEEEETEDMRKMKKAQEEEEEEEEEEEEEDLRKIKTPQDTQKEEEEEEDMKKKKKAQDTHVASSSSSSSSSSSLMLKEEEEEEERRTITQEAEEVNSASSSSSLISRKEKEEEEEEEEEEEDTRARTQLAQIVNPASSSSSSSLMLLKREEEEEEEEEDTRPRTKLAQEVNPASSSSSLLSEEEVMTLDNLAQYYQDVAVLGGAKPTLEEITAHRHFLLSLLHKLTHGRPIDEMTDTTDRLNDIFRINSKVLSYSEGSDVAPSGNDSTGGNDSFWKKGNASTSDSHAGNRNETDAITDNKNNNSNNNNDNNNNNSNLSPLTVPLAYINRPPPPPPPPPSSPPPSSPPRLSPPYGRPVLSTYSERTGPVSSPPQLHGLPEVAAPIPPPAPPPAPLAAPPHDSASPGEAPHADFSQGIPLALLQAGWDMHSGLLPGLAFPLPPDASVPLFGEPTLLSDYSAVADHLLRLQGTAPFGPPATLLVDEDLPPLPPDVEPLLLPPAEPPQQDPAAAAAAAAAALATVGNTTQLTTAIATFLASILAALSQLLADLQAALTANPALAILLLLPLLLLIPLHWGRGYGYGHGHGGYHRRLFVAPPPHGRSLEATDALARRVLAAIEGWGRRLT; encoded by the exons ATGACACGTGCTGAAAACAGTCGCCAGTGTCGCCGTGAGGAAGGGTTGCGGCGGGGGCGTCTTGGTCAGCCCGCAGGTGTGTGTTTCGTGGGCTTAATGTGTTGGTTATGTCTTCCCCTGACGCTGTCCACCCAGTTCCCCGCGGAAGATGCGAATCTAGCAAAAGCATCGTTGTATAGCCACGATCCCGCCTCCAGTACCTCAGACGTAAAGGGCAGCGCAGTGAACCTCATGTCAAGCTCCTCCGCTGTCACCCAAACCAGTCCATTCCCCGTGAAGGATGCAAACGAATTTAAGGCATCGCTGAATGACCGTGTTCCTGTATCCTCCGGTGCTTCAGGCGGCTCGGAGGCTCATAGCAATCACCTGAGCTTGAGCCATTCCCCGGAAGTGACTCCTAGCGTGGCTGATCTTTGGACGCAAACAACTACGTCCACATCTAACGGAAAGAGGCGGATAGGAATCTCTGATGAAAGAGATCCTGCAAGCAAGAGTCCTTACACGCCTAAAGAAGAGGGACAG AAACAGCAGAAGCACCATCAGGGGAACCTCCGTCCGGCCAGCCCGTCCCTACCCGCGCACCGCCACGCCCTGCTAACCAGCCCAGAGAGGGAAGTCAGGCGCCGAAGGGAGACCAGCCAAG atatgaaggaggaagaggaagaagagacggaagacatgaggaagatgaagaaggcacaagaggaggaggaggaggaggaggaggaggaggaggaggaagacttgaggAAGATAAAGACGCCACAAGATacgcagaaagaggaggaggaggaggaagacatgaagaagaaaaagaaggcacaGGATACACAtgttgcatcctcctcctcctcctcctcctcctcctcctccttaatgctgaaggaggaggaggaagaggaggaaagaagaactaTAACACAGGAAGCAGAAGAGGTCAACtcagcctcgtcttcctcctccttaatatcgaggaaggagaaggaggaagaggaggaggaggaggaggaggaggaggacacaagagcCAGGACACAGCTAGCACAAATAGTcaatccagcctcctcctcctcctcctcttcattgatgctactgaagagagaagaagaggaagaagaggaggaggaggacacaagacCCAGAACAAAGCTAGCACAAGAGGTcaacccagcctcctcctcctcttctttactctcggaggaggaggtgatgactCTGGACAACCTCGCGCAGTATTACCAAGACGTGGCTGTCCTGGGCGGCGCCAAACCCACCCTGGAGGAGATCACCGCACACCGCCACTTTCTACTGTCACTCCTACACAAGTTAACCCACGGAAGACCGATTGACGAGATGACAGACACGACGGACAGACTCAACGACATCTTCAGGATTAACAGCAAGGTCTTGAGTTACAGCGAGGGGTCTGACGTCGCCCCTAGCGGAAACGACAGCACTGGTGGGAACGACAGCTTTTGGAAGAAGGGAAATGCCAGCACCAGTGATAGCCATGCAGGGAACAGGAATGAGACGGACGCCATTACggataacaagaacaacaacagtaataacaacaatgacaacaacaacaacaacagtaatttATCCCCATTAACAGTGCCTTTAGCGTACATAAACagaccacctccacctccaccaccaccaccatcatcacctccaccatcatcaccaccgcgaTTATCACCACCATATGGAAGGCCTGTCCTCAGCACCTACTCAGAGAGAACA GGTCCGGTCTCATCGCCGCCGCAACTGCATGGCCTGccagaag tcgCGGCGCCCATCCCCCCACCCGCGCCCCCGCCTGCCCCCCTCGCGGCACCCCCGCACGACAGCGCCTCCCCAGGCGAGGCCCCGCACGCAGACTTCTCGCAGGGCATTCCACTGGCCCTCCTGCAGGCCGGCTGGGACATGCACAGCGGCCTGCTACCGGGCCTCGCCTTCCCCCTGCCCCCGGACGCCTCCGTGCCCCTGTTCGGGGAGCCCACGCTCCTCTCCGACTACTCAGCCGTGGCTGACCACCTGTTACGGCTGCAGGGCACGGCGCCGTTCGGCCCGCCAGCCACGCTGCTGGTGGATGAGGACCTGCCGCCACTGCCGCCGGACGTTGAGCCGCTACTGCTGCCGCCCGCTGAGCCGCCCCAGCAAGACcccgcggcggcggcagcggcggcagcggcggcgctgGCCACTGTGGGGAACACCACCCAACTAACCACGGCCATCGCCACCTTCCTGGCCAGCATCCTGGCCGCCCTCAGCCAGCTGCTGGCCGACCTGCAGGCCGCTCTCACCGCCAACCCCGCCCTGGcgatcctgctgctgctgccgctgctcctGCTCATCCCCCTGCACTGGGGCCGCGGCTACGGGTACGGCCACGGCCACGGCGGCTACCACAGGCGGCTGTTTGTGGCGCCGCCGCCGCACGGCCGCAGCCTGGAGGCCACGGATGCGCTGGCCCGGCGCGTGCTGGCCGCCATAGAGGGATGGGGGCGGCGCCTCACCtga
- the LOC127008777 gene encoding mucin-5AC-like, with amino-acid sequence MNCYRTLLLRWWWWCWWWWTLVVVTSAAATEDLPAGEPEQARSFENNPLPGAVNGLQPNPVDGTDQGGVPQGAPLPPSPSQRSPVPPDAPVTLTPQLVTHNPRETTQKKVPDVEKKAEEEEEEGTTQRIMEDEEQNQSLNVREDKITEEEEEEVMEEENDKREEKKEEEEEEVKMEQEQEHEEEEETKEKEEEKAIHIPPSIYSSLVQEEEEDEEEEEEEGEWHIPGSVWQQPNERAPTTLELMVKKASTKGHKAENTEGRLGNVTFMSPSDHDHPMLQQPQQQQQQQQQFYQQHPQWQHHQHYQHQQHRLSQQLYQYLYHLARTSPRANQLLHHLLTHPQAQGVMEHVLAQQWYLQQQQREQERIQELEDKEKLADDEEEEQEEEEEVNSEVETFNIVITKNLTAGQSTPTVQELPDAMVDAVLLNTSVSSVGSLGALRRVVDAAVANAVITQPLTIQDAVAQVVEAPGKEVTVSVLNSTISDRSQLYSTLNTLLGSPVEFTESGTTVGHVAPPTDGSLVSAMLRKTLGTQEALSINATSKTNVVNIFIINIIGGVKGEEEEEESESSGLPPHPSVFNPASSPPLPPSSLPSPSSSIQPQPQTALPPSPSPVTSLPHPLPPAPPPHLPSPSLPSPPLPPSSTPQPLESSAAPQKPHSASSILPQPPPNMSIRPQPPPALSFPRPPGAAPPGRPQPEPAPSSNLNPGGLLLNNNHMLALLPEFVRATTIPPVVPLYNTSVHGLLGMQPSVLGLLPNRLFSVVKPSLTSLANATLAGVIRKTLDGNLTAFTLPPLPSTPAPPPTSPIPSFAPFPAGSVPAYLLPFLRRPPHGSPAYPTLPVLGSARKPRPKVQPKQASPPPQPKQGGTLPRPQSPLQEVVVVHRAPAAPPLADDNLLEATELTEGERPGSVPGQKDTTEEKKAKKKPKKEKNKSSLSSIRTMAADAVDAIDSNMNNVMKAVAIGAVPSGIAFATALWPYWAPLVLGRRRRRDLGRLVAGQEGTPQAGQADITQDWLSILTGTKYKGAGVGFPSAWHKKRDRPVSARPSPGTGKLALPRVPGPSSEPEAMHTTTTEHAAAAAATKRSTAATLAATDLDQSIAQVVSSLTDLPAATRIQPGGDPQPAEGAAAGSPSKPDVSLVTNFLYSALHDWNGQATKGTQGGHQGNDGVPPVPSDANLAVTSKEPTENSSTSSISFSFSTISNATTNAINTASTAATSTSVSTPPSSTSTTTTPSSTTTAASTTPSSTTTTTPASTTPSSTTTTTPSSTTTTTPASTTPSSTTTTTPASTTPSSTTTTLASTTTTTTKPTTRQPVTRATRPSTTTTTTTRQPSTRRTTTTTTTTRRPLRRTRTTSPVTRAVTTTTTTPPTTTATTTTTTTTAPGIMERISSTIGATRDQMTSAIRFVGSVALYGAAALMPFWVPIVVGKKKRKRRRRREFSYEEEEEEEIDDPYLLKLIQMTDEKEEEEEEEEEGSLYKDEGFKLNPRLVKGGGRKKEAKGGGGGGGGGGGSLGMRKKIRRRRKRTNID; translated from the exons atgaactgCTACCGAACTCTCCTgctccggtggtggtggtggtgctggtggtggtggactttggtggtggtgacttCTGCGGCAGCGACGGAGGATCTGCCCGCCGgag AGCCTGAACAAGCAAGGTCCTTCGAAAACAACCCTTTGCCCGGCGCTGTGAACGGTCTCCAACCAAACCCTGTTGATGGGACTGACCAaggcggcgtacctcaaggagctcctctgcctccctcgccTTCCCAGCGTTCCCCAGTGCCTCCTGACGCTCCTGTAACCTTGACGCCGCAACTCGTGACACATAACCCGAGGGAGACGACGCAGAAGAAGGTGCCAGATGtggagaagaaggcggaggaggaggaggaggagggaacgactCAGAGAATAATGGAGGATGAAGAACAGAACCAAAGCCTAAATGTGAGGGAGGATAAaataacggaggaggaagaggaggaggtaatggaagaagagaatgacaagagagaggaaaagaaggaggaagaagaggaggaagtaaagatggaacaagaacaagaacacgaagaagaggaagaaacgaaggagaaggaggaggaaaaagcaatcCACATTCCTCCCAGCATATATTCTTCACTagtacaagaggaggaagaggacgaggaggaggaggaagaggaaggagagtggcaTATCCCGGGAAGTGTGTGGCAGCAACCTAACGAGAGGGCGCCGACGACCCTTGAGCTCATGGTGAAGAAGGCGTCgacgaagg GACATAAGGCTGAGAACACTGAGGGAAGGCTTGGGAACGTGACCTTTATGTCCCCTTCAGACCACGACCACCCTATGCTTCAAcaaccgcaacaacaacaacaacaacaacaacaattttatCAGCAACATCCACAATGGCAG caccaccaacattaccagcaccagcagcaccgccTGTCCCAGCAGCTGTACCAATACCTGTACCATCTGGCTCGCACCAGCCCACGCGCCAACCAGCTTCTTCACCACCTGCTGACCCACCCACAGGCCCAGGGAGTGATGGAACATGTCCTGGCCCAGCAGTGGTACCTACAGCAGCAGCAGAGGGAGCAGGaaag AATACAAGAACTGGAGGACAAAGAGAAGCTAgcagatgacgaggaagaggagcaggaggaggaggaggaagtgaacagTGAGGTGGAGACTTTCAACATTGTCATCACCAAGAATTTAACGGCTGGTCAGTCCACACCCACTGTCCAGGAGCTGCCCGATGCCatg GTGGATGCAGTTCTCTTAAATACCAGCGTTTCGTCAGTGGGCAGCCTCGGAGCTCTGAGGCGCGTGGTTGATGCTGCCGTGGCCAACGCAGTCATCACACAGCCACTGACCATTCAGGACGCTGTGGCtcag GTTGTTGAGGCCCCAGGGAAGGAGGTAACAGTCAGCGTTCTCAACTCCACCATTAGCGACCGTTCACAGCTCTACTCCACCCTGAACACCCTCCTGGGCTCACCTGTGGAGTTCACCGAGTCTGGCACCACTGTAGGTCATGTGGCACCCCCTACAGACGGCTCGCTGGTCAGTGCCATGCTGCGGAAGACTCTAGGCACCCAGGAGGCACTCAGTATTAATGCCACATCCAAGACTAATGTGGTTAATAtcttcattattaatattatcggtggtgtgaagggagaggaggaggaggaggagagcgagtcatctggtcttcctcctcatccttcagtCTTCAACCcagcatcttctcctcctcttcctccttcttctcttccttctccctcctcttccatccaacCACAGCCTCAAactgccctccctccttccccttctcctgtcACAagtcttcctcatcccctccctccagctcctcctcctcatcttccctcaccttcccttccctctcctcctcttcctccctcctccacaccaCAGCCCTTAGAGAGTTCTGCAGCCCCACAAAAGCCCCATTCAGCCTCATCTATCCTCCCTCAACCTCCCCCTAACATGTCTATCCGCCCCCAGCCTCCCCCAGCTTTATCTTTCCCCCGCCCTCCTGGTGCTGCCCCGCCAGGCCGCCCCCAGCCAGAACCAGCCCCATCCTCAAACCTTAACCCCGGGGGACTCCTGCTGAACAACAATCACATGCTGGCGCTGCTCCCGGAGTTCGTGCGTGCCACCACCATCCCGCCTGTGGTGCCGCTGTACAACACCTCCGTCCACGGCCTCCTGGGCATGCAGCCGTCAGTGCTCGGCCTGCTGCCCAACAGACTCTTCTCCGTGGTCAAGCCGAGCCTCACGTCCCTGGCAAACGCTACCCTAGCAGGCGTCATCCGGAAGACTCTGGACGGGAACCTCACCGCCTTCACCCTGCCGCCCCTGCCCAGCACCCCAgcccccccacccacctcccccatcccctccttcGCCCCCTTCCCAGCCGGTTCTGTCCCTGCCTACCTCCTGCCGTTCCTCCGCCGCCCACCACACGGGTCCCCGGCCTACCCAACGCTGCCCGTCCTTGGCTCTGCCCGCAAGCCCCGCCCCAAGGTCCAGCCCAAACAGGCCAGTCCCCCGCCCCAGCCCAAACAAGGTGGTACCCTGCCCCGGCCCCAGAGTCCCctgcaggaggtggtggtggtgcacagaGCCCCGGCTGCCCCACCCCTGGCCGATGACAACCTGCTGGAGGCTACCGAACTCACTGAGGGTGAGCGCCCAGGGAGTGTCCCTGGCCAGAAGGACACCACTGAGGAAAAAAAGGCCAAGAAGAAGcccaagaaggagaagaacaagtcCTCCCTGTCCTCCATCAGGACCATGGCCGCCGACGCCGTGGACGCCATCGACTCCAACATGAACAATGTGATGAAGGCCGTGGCCATCGGCGCCGTACCCAGTGGCATTGCCTTTGCCACAGCACTCTGGCCATACTGGGCGCCACTGGTGCTGGGCCGCAGGCGACGCAGGGACCTGGGGAGGCTGGTGGCAGGCCAGGAGGGCACCCCACAGGCAGGCCAGGCAGACATCACACAGGATTGGCTCAGCATCCTGACTGGCACCAAGTACAAGGGTGCCGGCGTTGGGttcccctcggcctggcacaagAAGAGGGACAGGCCGGTCAGTGCCAGGCCTAGCCCAGGGACAGGCAAGCTGGCCCTTCCCAGAGTGCCGGGGCCATCCAGTGAGCCTGAGGCcatgcacaccaccaccacggagcacgccgccgctgccgccgccaccaaGCGGTCAACCGCAGCCACACTGGCTGCCACAGACCTGGACCAGTCCATCGCCCAGGTGGTGTCCTCCCTCACAGACCTGCCTGCGGCCACCAGGATCCAGCCCGGTGGTGACCCCCAGCCTGCTGAGGGCGCCGCTGCCGGGTCACCCTCCAAGCCTGACGTCAGCCTGGTCACCAACTTCCTGTACTCAGCGCTGCATGACTGGAACGGCCAGGCCACAAAGGGCACACAGGGGGGGCACCAAGGCAATGACGGGGTTCCACCTGTGCCCAGTGATGCCAACTTAGCTGTGACCTCAAAGGAACCCACTGAgaactcatccacctcctccatctctttctctttctccaccatCAGTAACGCCACAACCAACGCCATCAACACTGCCTCAACAgccgccacctccacctctgTCTCCACCCCTCCcagctccacctccaccaccactactcccagCTCCACCACCACTGCAGCCTCCACCACtcccagctccaccaccaccaccaccccagcctccaccacccccagctccaccaccaccaccactcccagctccaccaccaccaccaccccagcctCCACCACtcccagctccaccaccaccaccaccccagcctCCACCACTCCCAGCTCCACCACAACCACTTTggcctccaccacaaccaccaccactaagccCACCACAAGGCAACCAGTAACAAGAGCCACAAgaccttccaccaccacaaccaccaccaccaggcaacCCTCAACaagacgcaccaccaccaccaccaccaccacaagacgaCCACTCAGGAGAACCAGAACAACATCACCTGTAACAAgggcagtcaccaccaccaccaccacaccacccaccaccaccgccaccacaaccaccaccaccaccacagccccagGTATAATGGAGCGGATCTCTTCCACCATTGGCGCCACAAGAGACCAGATGACCTCGGCCATACGCTTTGTAGGCTCTGTTGCTCTGTACGGCGCAGCGGCACTGATGCCATTCTGGGTGCCAATTGTagtggggaaaaagaagaggaagaggaggaggaggagggagttcagctatgaggaagaggaggaggaggagatagatgacCCTTACTTATTGAAACTTATCCAAATgacagatgaaaaagaggaggaggaggaggaagaggaggaagggtcatTGTATAAAGATGAAGGTTTTAAACTCAATCCTCGtttagtgaaaggaggaggaaggaagaaggaggctaaaggaggaggaggaggaggaggaggaggaggaggaagcttgggtatgaggaagaagattaggagaagaaggaagaggaccaaTATTgactga
- the LOC127008778 gene encoding histone-lysine N-methyltransferase SETD1B-like isoform X1: MTRAENSRQCRREEGLRRGRLGQPAGVCFVGLMCWLCLPLTLSTQFPAEDANLAKASLYSHDPASSTSDVKGSAVNLMSSSSAVTQTSPFPVKDANEFKASLNDRVPVSSGASGGSEAHSNHLSLSHSPEVTPSVADLWTQTTTSTSNGKRRIGISDERDPASKSPYTPKEEGQKQQKHHQGNLRPASPSLPAHRHALLTSPEREVRRRRETSQDMKEEEEEETEDMRKMKKAQEEEEEEEEEEEEEDLRKIKTPQDTQKEEEEEEDMKKKKKAQDTHVASSSSSSSSSSSLMLKEEEEEEERRTITQEAEEVNSASSSSSLISRKEKEEEEEEEEEEEDTRARTQLAQIVNPASSSSSSSLMLLKREEEEEEEEEDTRPRTKLAQEVNPASSSSSLLSEEEVMTLDNLAQYYQDVAVLGGAKPTLEEITAHRHFLLSLLHKLTHGRPIDEMTDTTDRLNDIFRINSKVLSYSEGSDVAPSGNDSTGGNDSFWKKGNASTSDSHAGNRNETDAITDNKNNNSNNNNDNNNNNSNLSPLTVPLAYINRPPPPPPPPPSSPPPSSPPRLSPPYGRPVLSTYSERTGPVSSPPQLHGLPEGNVRSPSLPSSLPLSLPPSLPPDLPTSLPPSLPPNLPTSRPPSLPPNLPTSRPPSLPPSLPPNLPTSRPPILYIPPSLPPNLSTSRPPSLPPNLPTSRPPSLPPSLPSSLPPILPPSLPPNQPTSRPPSLHLSLPLRLPLLPSLPRLNPQPVILPPLANHPRHAHQTHFNTNFTTTSNTTALSSLPRPFVNTTLVTKYLSLLNTFDLLRQVNTVLQSSPPPPLSSSPPPSPPSSPVPTPFPLSKLYSDPNPVEYTIKTPLLAASSPPPPSRSPPLRTGLVAAAVAPQISEAITALITAIGEAISSFVEALAMALSSFLQAIAMAIEANPAALLLGLVPLFFLLLAYLLHHHQGQSYGHSQGYGHMSSGYGHRSSGYGRSYDLLLHPPFSSSSSSNLDDMYGYGRLLDILNPSSSSSSLSSSFHDLIGYSGGSLLSSSSSSSSSSLYDFIYGYLGRLILSPIFSFSSSSSSSSSSASPALLLLDARTAEALATHVLAQIQAFEERLEETRPAKGRKEGREELGPSFAGTTEKTADPAEKTADTAEATVETSQGS; encoded by the exons ATGACACGTGCTGAAAACAGTCGCCAGTGTCGCCGTGAGGAAGGGTTGCGGCGGGGGCGTCTTGGTCAGCCCGCAGGTGTGTGTTTCGTGGGCTTAATGTGTTGGTTATGTCTTCCCCTGACGCTGTCCACCCAGTTCCCCGCGGAAGATGCGAATCTAGCAAAAGCATCGTTGTATAGCCACGATCCCGCCTCCAGTACCTCAGACGTAAAGGGCAGCGCAGTGAACCTCATGTCAAGCTCCTCCGCTGTCACCCAAACCAGTCCATTCCCCGTGAAGGATGCAAACGAATTTAAGGCATCGCTGAATGACCGTGTTCCTGTATCCTCCGGTGCTTCAGGCGGCTCGGAGGCTCATAGCAATCACCTGAGCTTGAGCCATTCCCCGGAAGTGACTCCTAGCGTGGCTGATCTTTGGACGCAAACAACTACGTCCACATCTAACGGAAAGAGGCGGATAGGAATCTCTGATGAAAGAGATCCTGCAAGCAAGAGTCCTTACACGCCTAAAGAAGAGGGACAG AAACAGCAGAAGCACCATCAGGGGAACCTCCGTCCGGCCAGCCCGTCCCTACCCGCGCACCGCCACGCCCTGCTAACCAGCCCAGAGAGGGAAGTCAGGCGCCGAAGGGAGACCAGCCAAG atatgaaggaggaagaggaagaagagacggaagacatgaggaagatgaagaaggcacaagaggaggaggaggaggaggaggaggaggaggaggaggaagacttgaggAAGATAAAGACGCCACAAGATacgcagaaagaggaggaggaggaggaagacatgaagaagaaaaagaaggcacaGGATACACAtgttgcatcctcctcctcctcctcctcctcctcctcctccttaatgctgaaggaggaggaggaagaggaggaaagaagaactaTAACACAGGAAGCAGAAGAGGTCAACtcagcctcgtcttcctcctccttaatatcgaggaaggagaaggaggaagaggaggaggaggaggaggaggaggaggacacaagagcCAGGACACAGCTAGCACAAATAGTcaatccagcctcctcctcctcctcctcttcattgatgctactgaagagagaagaagaggaagaagaggaggaggaggacacaagacCCAGAACAAAGCTAGCACAAGAGGTcaacccagcctcctcctcctcttctttactctcggaggaggaggtgatgactCTGGACAACCTCGCGCAGTATTACCAAGACGTGGCTGTCCTGGGCGGCGCCAAACCCACCCTGGAGGAGATCACCGCACACCGCCACTTTCTACTGTCACTCCTACACAAGTTAACCCACGGAAGACCGATTGACGAGATGACAGACACGACGGACAGACTCAACGACATCTTCAGGATTAACAGCAAGGTCTTGAGTTACAGCGAGGGGTCTGACGTCGCCCCTAGCGGAAACGACAGCACTGGTGGGAACGACAGCTTTTGGAAGAAGGGAAATGCCAGCACCAGTGATAGCCATGCAGGGAACAGGAATGAGACGGACGCCATTACggataacaagaacaacaacagtaataacaacaatgacaacaacaacaacaacagtaatttATCCCCATTAACAGTGCCTTTAGCGTACATAAACagaccacctccacctccaccaccaccaccatcatcacctccaccatcatcaccaccgcgaTTATCACCACCATATGGAAGGCCTGTCCTCAGCACCTACTCAGAGAGAACA GGTCCGGTCTCATCGCCGCCGCAACTGCATGGCCTGccagaag GTAACGTGAGGAGCCCCAGCCTACCCTCCAGCCTACCTCTCAGCCTGCCTCCCAGTCTGCCTCCTGATCTACCTACCAGCCTACCTCCCAGCCTGCCTCCTAACCTGCCTACCAGCCGACCTCCCAGCCTGCCTCCTAACCTGCCGACCAGCCGACCTCCCAGCCTACCTCCCAGCCTGCCTCCTAACCTGCCTACCAGCCGACCTCCCATCCTATATATACCTCCCAGCCTGCCTCCTAACCTGTCTACCAGCCGACCTCCCAGCCTGCCTCCTAACCTGCCTACCAGCCGACCTCCCAGCCTACCTCCCAGCCTACCCTCCAGCCTACCTCCCATCCTGCCTCCCAGTCTGCCTCCTAACCAGCCTACCAGCCGACCTCCCAGCCTACATCTCAGCCTACCTCTACGactcccccttctccccagcCTACCTCGTTTAAATCCCCAGCCTGTAATCCTCCCCCCCCTCGCCAACCACCCTCGCCACGCCCACCAAACCCATTTCAACACCAATTTCACCACCACTAGCAACACCACCGCGCTCTCCAGCCTTCCTCGTCCATTCGTCAACACCACGCTCGTCACCAAATACTTGTCGCTGCTGAACACCTTCGATCTGCTACGACAAGTCAACACCGTCctgcagtcatcaccaccaccaccactatcatcatcaccaccaccatcaccaccatcatcaccagtacccacgcccttccctctctcaaagCTCTATTCCGACCCCAACCCTGTGGAGTATACAATCAAAACACCACTTCttgcagcatcatcaccaccaccaccatcacgatcaccaccactTCGCACGGGACTAGTTGCTGCGGCAGTGGCCCCCCAGATCTCTGAGGCCATCACGGCTCTCATTACGGCCATTGGTGAGGCCATATCGTCATTTGTTGAAGCCTTAGCAATGGCCCTGAGCTCTTTCCTACAAGCTATCGCCATGGCTATTGAGGCCAACCCCGCCGCTCTCCTTCTCGGTCttgtccccctcttcttcctcctcctcgcatacCTGCTCCATCATCATCAAGGGCAAAGCTACGGTCACAGTCAAGGCTACGGGCACATGTCTAGTGGCTACGGGCACAGGTCTAGTGGCTATGGGAGATCATATGACCTACTTCTccatccccccttctcctcttcctcctcctccaacctcgaTGATATGTATGGCTATGGAAGGTTATTGGATAttctcaacccttcctcctcctcctcttccctctcctcttccttccacgaTTTAATTGGCTACTCGGGAGGGtcattactctcttcctcctcctcctcttcctcctcttccttgtacgATTTCATATATGGCTACTTGGGAAGATTAAtactctct